The genomic interval CCTGGCCCGCATGTCCATCATCGAAGAGGGGCCGGTGCCGCAGGTACGCATGGCCTACCTGGCGGTGGTTGCGGCGTTTTCCGTCAACGGCGTGGCCAAGCTGCATTCCGACTTGCTGCAGCAGGACCTGTTCCGCGATTTCTACGAATTGTGGCCGCACAAATTCAACAACAAGACCAACGGCGTGACCCAGCGCCGCTGGCTGGCCGCGAGCAATCCGGCGTTGAGCGAACTGATCAGCGAAACCATCGGTACCGGCTGGGTGACCGATTTGCAACAACTGCGCAAGCTCATTCCCTTTGCCGATGACGCCGAATTCCGCGCCAAATGGCGCGTCGTGAAGCAGGAGAGCAAGCTGCGCCTGGCTGCCCTGGTGCAGGCCGATTGCGGCGTGGCGTTCGATCCCGACTCGATGTTCGACGTGCAGGTCAAACGCATCCACGAATACAAGCGCCAATTGCTCAACATCCTGCACGTCATCCATCTCTACGACCGCATCAGGCGCGGCGATACGGCAGACTGGACGCCGCGCTGCGTGCTCATCGGCGGCAAGGCCGCGCCTGGTTACACAATGGCCAAATCCATCATCAAGCTGGCATGCAGCGTGGCGCAGGTGGTCAACGCCGATCCGGTTTGCGACGACCTGCTCAAGGTGGCGTACCTGCCGGATTACCGCGTCACGGCGATGGAGGTGGTGAGCCCTGGCACGGACCTGTCGGAGCAGATTTCCACCGCCGGCAAGGAGGCGTCGGGCACCGGCAACATGAAGTTCATGATCAACGGGGCGCTCACCATCGGCACGCTGGACGGCGCCAATATCGAGATCCGGGAAGAAGCAGGCGACGATAATTTCTTTCTTTTCGGCCTGACTGCCGAGGAGGTGGAAGCGCAACGCAGCGCTTACAACCCGCAGGCGATGATCGAGGCGGATCAGGATCTACGGCGCGTGATGAAATTGCTCGAATCGGGTCACTTCAACCCCGCCGAACCGGGTATTTTCGACGGCATCATTAGTTCGCTCACCGTGCATGGCGATTACTGGATGATCGTGGCCGATTTCCGCAGCTACGTCGAGGCGCAGCGCCGGGCTGCGGCGGCTTTCCGCGATGAGGAACGCTGGACACGCATGAGCATTCTCAATTGCGCCACCAGCGGCAAGTTCTCCAGCGACCGCACCATCCAGGAATACAACGCGGGAATCTGGCACCTCAAACCGATTTCCGCCGCACGAGGAGGGAAGTGCGCATGATCATCACTTTTCGCGCCATGTTCCTGGCCGTGCTGGCATGCTGCCTCATCGTGCTGGGGTTCGGGCTGTACGTGCAGCACGGTTTGCATATCGAGCCTTGCCCGCTGTGCATCCTGCAGCGCATCGCGTTCATTTGCGTCGGGTTGACGGCGCTGGTGGCTTACCTGCTCAACCCGGGGATCGTGGGCAGGATGTTTTTCGGCCTGCTGACCGCGCTCTTCTCTGCTGTCGGTGCGGCCGTGGCTGCGCGCAATATCTGGCTGCAACATCTGCCTCCCGACAAGGTACCGGAATGCGGGCCGGGCCTGGACTACCTGCTCGATGCTTTCCCGCTTGCCAAGGTGCTGCCGATGGTGCTGAAGGGTTCAGGAGAGTGCGCCAAGGTGGCGTGGACCATGTTCGGGCTGTCCATCCCGGCCTGGGCGCTGGGCTGGTTCCTGGTGTTCTTCATGGCCGGCGTGGCCGCGATGTTCCTACGCGAGCGGCGCTGAGTCGTTTTCCATGTCGTCGATGACGTCAGCCAGAAGGTCGCTGTCGACCTGCCGGCCTTCCTTCACCGCTTCGAGTATTTTCACCACTTCCCGTGCTTCGGCCAGGGTGGTGCAGGAATAGATCTCGGCACCGTGATATTTCTTGCGGAACTGTTCGATCGCTCGCTGATGGGAATGGGTCAATATCGCCAGGACATGAACTTCAGGCTTGTAGCCATACTGCAAGCCGGTGACGAGGTAAACCTGATTGTCTTCGATCATTTGCCGCTTCCGCTGAAAAAGCGAACAATTTATTTAAGTTTTGTTGCATCAGCATGACAGGATGTTTTTTATGACCGAACCCATCAGGCTCTCCAAGCTCATGTCGCAGCTCGGGCTGTGCTCGCGCCGCGAAGCCGATTCCTATATCGAGCGCGGGCTGGTGTTCGTGGACGGCGTCAAGGTCACCGAGCTGGGCATCAAGGTGCTGCCGTCGCAGACCGTGACGCTGGGGCATGGCGCCCGGACGCAGCAGGCCAGCCGCGTCACCATCCTGCTGCACAAGCCGGTGGGCTATGTTTCGGCCCAGCCGGAGAAGGGCTACCAGGCTGCGGCATCGCTGATTACCAAGGAGAGCCGCTTCAAGGACGACAAAGCACCGCAGCAGTTCGACCCCTCGCAACTGTTCGGGCTGGCGCCTGCGGGGCGGCTCGACATCGATTCCCAGGGCTTGCTGGTGTTGACCCAGGACGGCCGCATCGCCAAGCAGCTGATCGGTGCCGATTCGCAAATCGAAAAGGAATACCTGGTGCGCGTAAACGGCAAGCTGGACGAGGCCGGGCTGAAGCGTCTCAACCACGGCCTGAGGCTGGACGGCGAAGCGCTGAAGCCGGCGAAAGTGACCTGGCAGAACGCCGACCAGCTGCGCTTCATCCTCAAGGAAGGCAAGAAGCGCCAGATCCGCCGCATGTGCGAACTGGTGGGGCTGCGCGTGGTGGGCCTGAAACGCGTGCGCATCGGCAAGGTCAAGCTGGGCGACCTGCCGCCCGGGGAATGGCGCTACCTGCAGGAGGGGGAGGCGTTTTGAAGCGGGAAAAGTCAGTGGCCACAGAGAACACAGAGTTCACAGAGAGAGCAGTTCACAGGGATGGGCGGCTTTCTTGCCCAGCTTGCAAACCGGGACTTGCCGGGTGAAACGCCATGCGGCCGGCAAGCTATTCCATCACTCTCTGTGTTCTCTGTGGCTAGAGTGAGGTTTTAAGATGAAAGTATTCGGCCTGGCCGGCTGGTCCGGTAGCGGCAAGACCACCCTGCTGGAAAAGCTGATCCCTCTTTTCGTTGCCCGTGGCCTGCGGGTCGCCACAGTCAAGCAGGCCCACCACGACGTCGATCTCGATCAACCCGGCAAAGATTCGTACCGTCACCGCGCCGCAGGCGCGAGCGAGGTGCTGCTGGCTTCGTCCGCGCGCTGGGCGCTGCTGCACGAGTTGTGCGACGAGCCGGAACCAGTTCTGGCGCAGCACCTGGCGCGCCTATCGCCATGCGACCTGGTGCTGGTGGAAGGTTTCAAACGGGAAACGATCCCCAAACTGGAAATCCACCGCCCCGTCAACGGCAAGGCGTTGTTATATCCCGGCGACAGCCATATTATTGCCATTGCCAGCGATGCGCCGCTCGAGGCGCCTTTGCCGTGCCTGAACCTGAACGAGCCGGCGCAAATCGCCGAATTCATATTGCGCCACCTGGAAATTGAAAAATGAGTGAATTGAAGAAAATGCTGAACGCCGACGAGGCGCTCGAACTGCTGCTCGGCCATGCCCGTCCCATCGGCGAGGTGGAGCGCATCCACACCACCCACGCGCTGGGCCGGGTGCTGGCGCAGCCGCTGGTTTCGACCGTCAGCGTGCCGCCGCTGGACAACAGTGCCATGGACGGTTATGCCGTGGCCTGTGCCGACTTGAACCCGGGCGGGGAGACGCGCCTCAGGGTCGCCCAGCGCATTCCCGCCGGCAGCGTGGGGCATGCCCTGGAACGCGGCACCGCGGCGCGCATCTTCACTGGCGCACCTGTGCCGGCCGGGGCGGACGCGGTGGTGATGCAGGAGGACTGCGCGGTGGAGGGGGACGAGGTGATCGTCCGCGCCACGCCGAAAAACGGCGCCAACATCCGGCGCACCGGCGAGGACATTACCGTCGGCCAGGAGATATTGCCAGCGGGGGTCAAGATGCGGCCGCAGGAAATGGGCCTGATCGCCTCGATCGGACTGGCCGACGTGCCGGTCTACCGCAAGCTGCGCGTGGCGCTGTTTTTCACCGGCGACGAGATCGTCATGCCGGGCGAGCCGCTGCAGGAAGGCGAGATCTACAACTCCAACCGCTACACCCTGCTCGGCCTGCTTGAAGGCATGGGCTGCCGCGTGGCGGATTTCGGCATCGTGCCGGACAGCCTGGAGGCGACCGTGGAGGTGCTGAACCAGGCGTGGCACGAGGCGGACCTGATCGTCACCAGCGGCGGCGTGTCGGTCGGCGAGGAGGATTACGTCAAGGCCGCGGTGGAGCGCACCGGCAAGCTCGACATGTGGAAAGTGGCGATGAAGCCGGGCAAGCCCATCGCCTACGGCATGGTGCACGACAAGACGCCGTTCATCGGCCTGCCGGGCAACCCGGTCTCGGCCTTCGCCACCTTCTGCCTGTTCGTGCGCCCGTTCATCCTGCGCTGCCAGGGCGTGCAAAACGTGACGCCGCGCAGCTACCGGCTGCCGGCCGCTTTCGACTGGAGCAAAAACGGCAACCGCCGCGAGTTCGTGCGCGCCCGGCTGGAGCCGCAGGCGGACGGTGCGCCGGGCGTGGCCATCTATCCCAACCAGGGTTCGGGCGTGCTGACCTCGGCGGTGTGGGGCGAAGGCCTGGCGGAAATCCGCGAAGGCACCACGGTGGCGCGCGGCGACGCCGTCAAGTTCACCCCCTTCAGCGAATTGCTGGGCTGAGCATGCTTTCCGTCCTGTATTTTGCCCGCCTGCGCGACGCGCTGGGCGTGTCTTCGGAGCGGGTCGACTTGCCCGCCGACGTGAACGATGTGGCCGCGCTGGTCGCCTGGCTGCGCAAGCGCGGCGGCGCCTGGGAAGAAGAGCTCGCGCCGGGGCGGGCGTTCCGCGTGGCGGTGAACCAGGACATGGCCGACGCCGCGAGCGCGCTCAGGGACGGCGACGAGGTCGCGATCTTCCCGCCGGTGACGGGGGGCTAAAATGGTAGTCCGGGTGCAGCACGAGGATTTCGACGTCGGCGCGGAGCTGCTCGCGCTGCGCCAGGGCAACCCGAAAATCGGCGCCATCGCCAGCTTCGTCGGCCTGGTGCGCGACATCAACGAAGGCGACAGCGTCGCCGGCATGTCCCTGGAACATTATCCCGGCATGACCGAAAAGGCGCTCGCCGCCATCGTCGAAGAAGCGAAAGGGCGCTGGGATATCTACGACGCCGTGGTGATCCACCGCGTGGGCGACCTCGCGCCGACCGACCAGATCGTGCTGGTGGCGGTCAGCAGCAGCCACCGCGGCGAGGCGTTTGCCGCTTGCGAATTCATCATGGATTACCTCAAGACCCGGGCGCCGTTCTGGAAGCGCGAGCAGACCGCCGAGGGCGCACGCTGGGTGGATGCGCGCGAAAGCGACGACAAGGCCGCCGAGCGCTGGAAATGAAGGGACGCGCATGATGGCTTCGTCCCATGAGGAACACGAGCATGGCCACGCCCATGGTCACGGCCATCACCACCACGGTGTCCAGTCGCGCCATGCCCTGCTGTTCGCCGTTGCCCTGACGCTGAGCTTCGCCCTGGTGGAAGCGGCGACCGGCTGGTGGTCGGGCTCGCTGGCGCTGCTCGGCGATGCCGGGCACATGGTGACCGACTCGACCGCGCTGGGCATGGCCGCGCTGGCGGCGTGGTTCTCGCGCCGCCCGCCCTCGGCGCGTCACTCCTACGGCTTCGCCCGCGCCGAAGTGATGGCGGCCTTGCTCAATGCCCTGTTCATGGTGGCGGTGGTGGCGGCCATCGCCGTGGCCGCGGTGCAGCGCTTTTACGCGGCGCAGCCGATCAATGGCGCGGCCGTGACCATCGTGGCGGCGCTGGGCCTGGCGATCAACGTGGCCATGGCCCTGGTCCTGAGCCGCGGCGAGAAAACCCTGAACACGCGCGGGGCCTTGCTGCACGTCATGGGCGACCTGCTGGGCTCGGTCGCGGCGCTGATTGCCGGGGTGGTGGTGACCTACACCGGCTGGACGCCGATCGATCCCATTCTCTCGCTGTTCATTTGCGCCCTGATCCTGTTTTCCAGCCTGGGTCTGCTGCGCGAGGCGCTGCATACCCTCATGGAAGGCGTGCCGCTGGGGTTGTCCCTGCCCGCGGTGGGGCAGGCCATGAGCGGCGTCGCTGGCGTCAGCTCCGTGCACGACCTACACATCTGGGATCTGGGCGGCGAACGCGTGGCGCTTTCGGCTCACGTGGTGGTCGAGGACCTGCTGCATTGGGAGACCGTGCTGTCCCTGCTGACGGAGATGCTCGGTCAGCGTTACCGCATCGAGCATGTCACGCTGCAGCCGGAACCGGTGAACCGCATCATCCACTTCGTCGCGCGTAACGGGAAAAACTGACGACATCGAGAAGCGAACAATAACCGGCAAGGCAAGACTGTTTGTAATAAAGTATTGCTTTGGCCACCACCAAAATTCCAAGCCATGAAGCCCTCCTTGAACACCAGGATTTCCCGTTTCGCGCTGGTCGCCGGGGTGACAGGCATTGCCGGATTATTCGCGCTGCTGTCCCTGAGCCTCTACAACGAATACCGGGCGAGCGTGGATCGTGCGCAAGTCGAGGCGGAAAACCTGTCGCGGGTGCTGGAGGAAAACGCGCTGGCGACGATCCGCAACGTCGACCTGGTATTGCGGGACGTACAGGGGCAGGTGCGACCGGAGGACATGCGGATTCCGCTCGGCAGCGACACCACACGCACCCGTGAACTGCACCGCATGCTGCAGCAGCGCTTTGCCGGGATCCCCGAGTTCGGCGGGCTCAATCTGGTCGACGCACAGGGGCAGTATCACTACAGTGCCTACGACACGCTGCCCGCCATCAATGTCACGGACAGGCATTATTTTCAGCACTTGCGCGACACCCCCCGAGCCGGACTGGAGATATCCGAAGCGCTGATGTCGCGCAGCATCGGCAAATGGGCCTTGGTGGTTGCGCGCCGCTTGCAGAACGAGGATGGCAGCTTCGCAGGGCTGGCGCACGCGGTGCTCGGGCTGGATTATTTCCAGCATTTCTACAGCGCCTTGAACGTCGGGCCACACGGCACGCTGGTGCTGCGCGACAAGGATTTGCGCCTGCTCGCTCGCTATCCGGCCGGTGAGCCGTTCATGGGCAGGCAAATTCCCGGACACCACGGCGCGCCTTCTGTTGCCCAAGGCCTTAAACACGGCGTTTACCATGCGCGCGGACAGGTCGACGGCATCGCGCGCCTGTACAGTTTCCGCCAGGTGGGCGATCTGCCGCTGTATGTTTTTGCCGGCATCGCCGAGGACGACTACCTGGCCGACTGGCGTCAGCACATGGCTTATTTCGGCGCGGCCGCTCTGGTCATTAGCCTGGTGGTGGCGGGCCTGGTGCTGCTGTCGCGGCGCGCCCTGGTCGAGCAGGAGCGCATGCTGACGGAGCTGGTGAGAAGCGAGGCCCGGCTCAAGGAGTCCCAGTATCTCGCCCATCTTGGCAGCTGGGAACTCGATCTTGTCGGCAACCGGCTTGCCTGGTCGGACGAAATCTTCCAGATTTTCGAGATCGATCCAACACGTTTCGGCGCCTCCTATGATGCCTTCCTCAACGCCATTCATCCCGACGACCGCGACATGGTCAACCAGGCCTATACCGGTTCAGTCGTATCGCGCACGCCTTACGATATTGTTCACCGCCTGCTGATGCCAGACGGGCGCATCAAGTTCGTGCACGAACGCTGCGAGACTTTTTACGATACGGCAGGAAAGCCTTTACGCTCGGCCGGCACGGTGCAGGACATCAGCGAACAAAAACGGGCCGAAGCAGCGTTGAGGGAAAGCGAGGAACGCTTTCGCACCATGGCGGACTACACTTACGACTGGGAATACTGGCAGGGGCCGAACCAGGAAATGTGGTACGTCACACCGTCCTGCGAGCGGGTTACCGGCTACGCCCAAGAGGAATTCATTGCCGATCCCGGCCTGGTTTATCGCGTTATCCACCCCGACGATCGTCACCTGATGGACGAGCACGTGCATGATTCCACATACCAGGACAGCGCGGCCGTGGATTTCCGCATCGTGCGCAAGGACGGGGAGATTCGCTGGCTGGCTCACGCCTGTCGCGCCGTGCACTGGCACGACGAAAAGTTCATGGGGCGCCGCGCCAGCAACCGCGATATCACCGATCGCAAGCAACTGGAAATGGAACTGGGGGAATTGAACCGCAACCTGGAACTGCGGGTGGAAGAGGAGGTGGCGAAGAACCGCGAGAAAGACCATATCCTGATCCAGCAATCGCGGCTGGCGGCGATGGGTGAAATGATCCACAACATCGCCCACCAGTGGCGCCAGCCGCTCAACGCACTGTCGGTGCTGCTGGCCAACATCAAGGACGATTACGACTATCACGAGTTGACCGCTGATTCGCTGGAAGACGCCACCTCCCGGGCGAGGAAGCTGCTGCAGCGCATGTCGACCACGATCGACGATTTCCGCGATTTTTTCCGTCCGGATCACGAGCCCGGCGAATTCGACGTCGGCCAGTCGGTCGAGGACGCGCTGTTCGTGATCGAGGCTTCGCTCGCCAACAACAATATCCGGGTCGAAAGAAACGTTACGCAGAAAATCGTGGTCTATGGCTTTAGCAATCAGTTCGTGCAGGTGCTCCTGAATCTCCTTTCCAATGCCAAGGAAGCGCTCAGCCAAGGCAACAAGCCGGACGCGCTGATCCGCATCGCGGCGACGCAAAGCGGAGAGGAAGCGGTGATCACGATAGAGGACAACGGGGGCGGCATCGAGGCGGACATATTGCCGAAAATATTCGAACCTTACTTCACCACCAAGGAGCAGGGGAGCGGCATCGGACTGTACATGTCGAAGATGATCATCGAACGCAATTTCAACGGGAAAATCGAGGCCGTCAATGCGGGGCAGGGCGCTTTGATAACCATCACACTGCCGCTCCGCAAGGCAGAGACGTCACCATGAACACGCCGGACAACAACGAACTCCTGGGGGTGCTGAAAACGCTTTCGGTCCTTTATGTCGAGGATGAAGACAGCGTTCGCGAAGAATTGGCCCGCTTCCTCAGGCGGCGCTTTGCGCTGGTCGAGACCGCTGCCAACGGCCGGGAAGGTCTCGATAAATTCACGCAGGGCCATTACGACATCGTGGTGACCGACGTCCGCATGCCGGCCATGGACGGGCTGGAAATGGCGCGACACATCAAGGCGCTCGCCAACGATGTGCCGGTCATCGTGGTCACGGCCTACAACGAAGCGGACTATTTCATGCGCGCCATAGAGATCGGCGTGGATTGTTACGTCAAGAAGCCCATCGATCCGCAGGAACTGATCGCGGCCATATTCAAGAGTACGCGCGTGCACTTCCAGAAACAGGCACTGGAGAAAGAGCACGAACGCGTGCTGGAGCTGATGCAGCAGACGGTAGCGGCGCTGGCACGGGCGATCGAAAAACGCGACCCCTATACCGACGGGCACCAGAAGCGCGTGTCCCAGCTGGCCGTGGCGATCGCCGAGGAAATGGGCATGACAAAGGCCATGATCAACGGTATACGCCTGGCTGCGATGGTGCACGATATCGGCAAGATACATGTCCCGGCCGAGATCCTCAGCCGGCCCGGCCGCCTGACGCCCAGCGAATTCGCGCTCATCCAGCAGCATCCGCAGTCCGGGTTCGAAATCGTCGGCGATATCGATTTCCCGTGGCCGATCGGCCAGATCATCCTGCAGCATCACGAGCGGCTGGACGGGGCCGGATACCCCAATGGACTGAAGGGCGAAGACATCCTGGTGGAAGCCAGTGTAATCGGGGTTGCCGACGTGGTCGACGCGATGGCTACCGACCGTCCCTACCGGGCGGCCTTGGGAATCGAGGCGGCGCTGGAGGAGATTCGGGACAAGCGCGGCAAGCTTTTCGATCCGCTCATCGTCGATGCCTGCGTGCGCGTGATCGAGAAAGCCGGGCGCGATTTCTGGAAGGGATAAGGGCTCGTCAGCGTGAAACTCGCGTAGCGAGCCTAAGTCTCCCTCTCCCGCAAGCGGGGGAGGGCTGGGGTGGGGGCGTCAGGCGAGCGGATCGATCTCCACCCGGTTGCGTCCGCCTTCCTTGGCCCGGTAGAGCGCCTTGTCGGCACGAATCAGGGCGGCGTCGGCACTGCCGTCGGTCGCCTCCATGATCGCGACACCGATGCTCACCGTGATCGGGATGGGCTGTCCATTCAGCACCAGCGGCGTTTCCTCGACTTTCTGGCGCAGCCGTTCGGCGAAGCTTCGCGCCGCTTCCGGATCGGCCGCGGGCAGCAGAATGGCGAACTCCTCGCCGCCAACACGACCCAGACTATCGATCTTGCGCAGTTCGTCTTTCATGAGGGTGGCGAAATGCTTGAGCAGCGCATCCCCCGTCGCGTGGCCGAAGTGGTCGTTGACCCGTTTGAAATGATCCAGGTCGAGCATCAGCACGGCGGCGCGCTCGCCGTCGAGGCGCTGCATGCGGGCCAGTTCCGTTTCCATCTGGGTGAAGAAATGCCGCCGGTTGGGCAGGCCGGTCAGGTAGTCGGTGCTGGCGAGCGCGCGCAACTCGGCTTCCAGCCTGGCGCGGATGATGGCGTGACGAATGGCACGGATCAGGCCATCGGAAGTGAAGCTGCCCTTGACCAGGTAATCATGGGCGCCGGTTTCGAGGGTCTGGTGCTCGAATCCATTGTCGTCGTGGCCAGTGAGCACGATGAGTGGCAGCGCGCCTGCGGCCTCGCGACCAGCCAATACCGTGGCGAGACCGCTCGAATCAGGCAGCGACAGATCCAGTAGCAGAACATCGGGCGGGTTGTCGCGCAATTGCTGGCGCGCCTCAGCGAGACTTCCCACCCAGGTGATATCGAAACGCCCGGCGCCGGCCGCATTCAGGGTCTGACGTACCAGGTGTGCATCACCCGGATCGTCTTCCACCAGCAGCACGCGGCAGGGAGGATTTTTCACCGTCATGGCCGAAATCAATCCTTCCTTGGCAAACGGGTGAGCGTGAACCAGTAGTTGCCGAGCTGGCGAATCGCGTCGATGAACTGTTCCATGTCGACCGGCTTGGTGATGTAGCCTGCCGCGCCCAGCTTGTAGGAAGCCGCCACGTCGCGCTCCACGTCCGAAGTGGTCAGCACCACCACCGGGATGGCCTGCAGCGCGGCGTCGGCCTTGATGGCGGAGAGAAACTCGCGACCGTTCATGCGCGGCATGTTGAGGTCCAGCAGGATCATGTCAGGCTGCGGCGCGTCGCGGAAGCCTTCGTCCCGGCGCAGGAATGCCAGTGCCTCGACGCCGTCGAGCACATGGTGCAGGTTGCAGAATACCTTGTTTTCCCTGAGCGCCGCCTTAACCAGGTTGGCGTCGGCCGGTTCGTCTTCCACCAGCAGGATGTCGAAGGGATTGCTGTTGTCGTTGATCAATTTCATTCTCCATCAGGCAGTTCGAAAGCTACCATGGCGCCACCCTGCTCTAAATTTTCAATCCAGATTCTGCCGTGGCGGCTTTCGACGATACGCCGGGCGATCGACAGGCCAATTCCGGTGCCGCTTTTGCCGCCAGCAATATTTAGCCGTTCGAAAATCTCGAACACCCGCTCGCGGTATTCCGCCGGGATGCCGGGGCCGTTGTCGCTGACGCGGAAGCGTGTAAGGTCGCCATCCCGCTCTCCGCTGATGCGGATCTGCGGCGGGACGGATGAGTCAGCGGGCTGGCCATGCTGCAGTGCATTATCCAGCAGCACGGCAAACAAATCCATCAGGCGCGGGCGGTCGAGAACGGCAGGCGGCAGCGCATCGACTTCGAGGCTTGCCCCCGTTTCCGCCAATTGCTTTTTCAGGCGCTGGCGCAGCGTCGCCAGTACGGCATTGGCATCTTCCGTGCGCACTTCCCCGCGCGCCTCGCCCGCTGCGAGATAGAGCTGGATATCGCGCACCAGGCCGCGCAAGCGCTCGGCGTCGCGCTCGAGATAGTGGAGCGAGGTGCGCACTTCTTCATCATCGAGTCGGTCGGGTAATACGGCCAGGCGCGCGCGCAGGCGCTGGGTGTAGCTGGTGAAGCGGCGCGTCGGTTCCATCAGGTGGTGGGCGGATATTTCGGCGAAGCGGGTCAGGTCGGCATTGGCCAGGCGCAGGCGTTCCTGAGCGAGCTGGGTGGCCGCGGTCATGCGGTTGAAGGTGCCGATCAGGTGGCGCAATTCCGGGCTGCCCTCGATCGCCAGCCGCGTTTCCAGGTTCCCGCTGGCGATGGACTCGGCGCCGCTTTCAAGGCGTTTGAGCGGTGCCAGACCGCCGCGCAAGACCAGCCAGATGCCGATGAAGTCCACGCTGAGGGCCAGCAGCAGGATGCCCAGGAGGTCCATGAGTCTCTGCCAGGAACGGTTGGCCAGGCCGCGTGCGCTCAGCGTGATGAATATTGAACCGTAATCGTGCCCGCCGACCGTTACCTTGGCTTTGCCGGAGGCGTCTTGAAACCCCAGCGTTGCGGAGAACCAGTCAGGTGCGATGGCGACCAGCGGTTTGTCGCTGCTTTGCAGGGATTTGCCGGTGGGGTCGACAAATTGCACGCTGGCCACGCGCGGGCGGGTGACATAGCGCTCAAGGTCTTGCTGCAGGCTGGCGAAGTCTCCGATCACCACCACTTCGGCCAGTGTCGCAGGCAGTGTTTCCAGTTCCTGGGCCAGTTCTGTTTTCAGGTCGTCACGGGCGTCACGCGCTTCCTGGCGGGCGGATACGAAGAGCATCGCAGTTCCCGCCACCAGCAGTGCAAAGTTCGCCGTCGTCAGCAGGCGCGCGACTAAAGGCAGGCGGCTCCAGAAGGCGGCGATCATCAGCGAACCCTCATTTGATGTCCTTGACCAGGGTGGTGCGGTAGAAATCGCTATAACTGCGGTAGTCCGCCGGCGAGGAGGCGCGGAAGCCGTAGGGCGGTTTCTGGCCGACGATTCCGGCGCTGGCTTCGAGAATTCTCAAACCCTCGGGGTTGCGATCCATGTCGTCCAGCACGCGCCGCACTTCTTCGACTACTTTCTTCGGCACGCGGGGGTGCGCGGCGATGGGGATGTTGAGAAATCCACTCGATTCCCACAGCACGCGATATTGCACGTTTTCGCGGCTGGCGAATGCGCGCATCACCTGGTTGTTCACCCCCGCAGCGATCACCTTGCCTGCTTTGAGCTGGGCGATGATGCCTTCCTGGTTGCCGCCGAACACCGGGGTGACGTGTACGCCCTGGTGCAGCAACTGGTCCATCGGCACTGCATAGCCGACGAAAGCGGCCAGCGAGGGGAAGCCCACTTCCTTGCCCTCCAGGTCCTTGAGCTTGCGCACGGGCGAATCGGCCAGGGTCACGATCTGGCCGGTAATGGCTTCGTCCTGCGGGCGCAGGATCACCTGGTAATCGGCCTTGGCCATCTTGGGTTGAAAAATGGTGTTGGAGTAGACGAAGTCGTATTCGCCTTTTTCCATGGCGTCGTTGGACTCCGGCGCGGTGCGCGCCACCTTGAGCGCGAGATTGGCCCCCGTCTTGCGCGAGACGTAGTCCAGGATCGGGTTCCAGTACTCGGCGGTGAGCACCGGGCTGCGCTGCGAGAGCACGCCGAAGGAGTAAGTGGCGGGCGCCTCGGCGGCGGATGCAGGCGTCAGGGCAAAAAGGCCGAGACAGGCAGTCAGGGCAAGTGCCAGGCATTTA from Sulfurimicrobium lacus carries:
- a CDS encoding phosphate/phosphite/phosphonate ABC transporter substrate-binding protein; amino-acid sequence: MNPDSRLKCLALALTACLGLFALTPASAAEAPATYSFGVLSQRSPVLTAEYWNPILDYVSRKTGANLALKVARTAPESNDAMEKGEYDFVYSNTIFQPKMAKADYQVILRPQDEAITGQIVTLADSPVRKLKDLEGKEVGFPSLAAFVGYAVPMDQLLHQGVHVTPVFGGNQEGIIAQLKAGKVIAAGVNNQVMRAFASRENVQYRVLWESSGFLNIPIAAHPRVPKKVVEEVRRVLDDMDRNPEGLRILEASAGIVGQKPPYGFRASSPADYRSYSDFYRTTLVKDIK